Sequence from the Lentilitoribacter sp. Alg239-R112 genome:
AAGCGCCGCGGTTCTTCAGCCGTATAACTTCTTCATTTAGCAAAGCAAGATCATCAGCGCATGGACCGGCCTTCTTAATCCGCTGAATAGACGCTAAGATGGCTGTTGTATTTTTTGGATAAATGGCAGTTAAGCCAACATCCTCAAGCAGCGATTGAAAAAGACCAATTTGTTCTGTGGCAGGAGATGCTAAAATCCCTACTCCTGAGCCTGCGGGAAGTAGCTTTGCAAGATGTGCGCAAGTTAATTTTGGCATGTGAATAAGCGGGATTTCAGAGCTTGCCTCCACCCAATCAGCATAATAGTGCGCTGTATTACAGGGTATAACTAATGCCTCCGCGCCGGCAACTTCAAGGCGCGCTGCCATATCCGCAAGGGTAGGTCCGGGGTTAACCCCGCTTTGTTTAATGAGGTGCTCAATACGAGACGGAACTTGCGGGTTCATGTCTATAATCATCGGAACCTGATCTTTATCATCTTCGGCAAGTGTTGCCCCATGTACACGCTGCATCAATGCAATGGTTGCTTCAACACCCATGCCGCCAAGCATGCCGATGCGGCGCAACTTAACTGACTTTGTATCTTTCATTTGCATTTTATTGAGACGCATGGTGTTCTCCAAAATTTTGTTTTGCTCATATTATCAATTGAAAAATACGTTTCATAATGCGAAATTCCGCATATAATATGCAGAAAATGCAAGTTATGGATGAGGTGAGTTATGCGACTTGAATGGATAGAAGACATATTGGCTGTGCTTGACCATGGCTCACTTGCACACGCTGCGGAAAAAAGGTTTTTGACGCAATCCGCATTCACCCGCCGTATTCGACTTATTGAAAATAGTGTTGGCGCAGTTCTGTTTGATCGCACTCGTAAGCCCGTCACATTAATGCCCGGTGTTGCCGCATTGGAGCCAGAACTACGTGACCTGTGTAGCCGGCTGCAACGTTTGCAAAATACAATGAGAGAAGTATCAAACCCGCATGGTCATACGGTCACAATAGCATGTCAACACGCACTAACAACGCTGCTATCATCAAAACTTGCTGGGGTTCTTCGGCCACAGAAACGAAAAGTACGTGTTCGATCTGGCGATGGTGATGAATGTTTAATGCTTTTACTTTCGGGGGAAGTTGAGTTTGCAATGATGTATGACACGCTTGGTATTCGTAAGGCTGTCCTTCCCAAGGCATTTGAAT
This genomic interval carries:
- a CDS encoding amino acid racemase; translation: MRLNKMQMKDTKSVKLRRIGMLGGMGVEATIALMQRVHGATLAEDDKDQVPMIIDMNPQVPSRIEHLIKQSGVNPGPTLADMAARLEVAGAEALVIPCNTAHYYADWVEASSEIPLIHMPKLTCAHLAKLLPAGSGVGILASPATEQIGLFQSLLEDVGLTAIYPKNTTAILASIQRIKKAGPCADDLALLNEEVIRLKNRGACAILVGCTEFSLLSKQIKSDISIVDGLDILVDEIIAFSGAKRRQ
- a CDS encoding LysR family transcriptional regulator, whose protein sequence is MRLEWIEDILAVLDHGSLAHAAEKRFLTQSAFTRRIRLIENSVGAVLFDRTRKPVTLMPGVAALEPELRDLCSRLQRLQNTMREVSNPHGHTVTIACQHALTTLLSSKLAGVLRPQKRKVRVRSGDGDECLMLLLSGEVEFAMMYDTLGIRKAVLPKAFESISLGVDTLIPVCAPSMRSAAEQNEVPVISYPSDVFLGKVFERAIVPQLPSGVTVYPKAETSLTLAMLQFAIDGYGVAWLPKSLVFDHIDEQRLISLSSVLPEQELGIKMFSLTDARNEQHNSVWLDLSEISHHN